The genomic interval TTCAACGTTTTTGGCAACATTCATAGGCTTTATACTAGCGATTGTGCTCATAATTACCGATAAAAATGGCATTTCGCCTAATCGATACACCTATAAATTTTTAGATGTCACGATCAATATGTTGCGCTCGTTTCCGTTTATTATCCTTATCATTGTTTTATTCCCCGTGACAAAATTTTTGGTCGGAAAGCATACGGGAACCTTTGCGATGATCGTACCGCTCACGATTGGAACAGCCCCTTTTATCGCTCGAATGATCGAAGGTGCTTTTAAAGAGGTGGATCAAAGTGTCATTGAAGCGGCGCAATCGTTTGGAACGAACAAATTTCAAATCATTTTTCGCGTTCTTCTGCCTGAAGCGTATCCAAGCATTATCTCTGCGATTACACTCTCGTTGATCATCATTGTTGGTTTCTCAGCGATGGCAGGAACCGTTGGTGGTGGCGGTCTTGGCGCGGTGGCGATGAATTATGGTTACTACCGGTTTGACGCACTGTATATCTTTTGGACAGTTTTTATTTTGATCGTGCTTGTCCAGATGTTTCAAAGTATGGGTGATATTCTCTATAAAATCGTAAAGCATTAATGCTGGGTGAAGTGTCTCATTCAGTCCTTTTTAATGCGAATGACGTTAGGATTTCATAAATGTTTAGTAAATAAAGTGGTTTACTAAACATTTAGTTATTTTAAGGAGTACACATGTATAAACGTTTAGGAGTTCTTTTAGTTGGAGCCGTGCTTGCATTGAGTGGCTGCAGTGGCGATAAAAAAGGTGAAGACAAAGTAACTTCAAAAGAAGATAAAAGTGCGAAAACGATTATTGTTGGGGCAACACCTGTGCCACACTCTGAGATATTGGAAATTGCAAAACCTCTTTTAGCCAAAGAAGGGTACACACTTGAGATCAAAGTGTTTAATGATTATGTCATTCCCAATAAAGTCACCGACAGTGGTGAGATTGATGCCAACTTTTTTCAACATACACCCTATCTTACGGAGTTTAACAAAAGCCAAGGTACAAAGCTTGTGAGCGTTGGGAATATTCACATTGAACCAATCGGTGTTTACTCTAAAAAGATTAAAGCGCTTTCTGAGCTTAAAGATGGCGATAGCGTTGCAATCCCCAATGACCCGAGCAACGCTGGACGCGCTTTAGATGTTTTAGTGAATGCAGGACTCATCAAACTCAAAGATGCTGAGCACAAAACTAAACTTGACATCGTTGAAAATCCAAAAAATCTTACCTTTACAGAGCTCGAAGCGGCACAACTTCCTCGTGTGATTGAAGATTTTACGATTGCTGTGATTAATACTAATTACGCCCTTCCTGCAGGTCTTAATCCAAGCACGGATGCGCTTGCCCTAGAGTCTGCTAATTCTCCGTATGCCAATATTTTGGTTGTCAAAGCGGGCAATGAGAACAGCGACAAAACCAAAGCACTGCTTAAAGCGGTTCAATCCGATGAAGTGAAAAAATTTATCACTGAAAAATACAAAGGCGCTATTGTTCCTGCATTTTAACGCGCAGTAGCATCATTCTCTAAATCAAAGTGCACCTTCGGGTGCACTTTGATTCTGCTTATTTTAGGTTTACTAAGTCTATTTTTGTTATAATCCCGCCACATAAAATCACTCAAATGTCCTCATAGCTCAGCTGGATAGAGCACAGAATTCCTAATTCTGAGGCCGTGCGTTCGAATCGCGCTGGGGACACCACCCTTGTATCCTCCTCTTTTTATCTAAAAATACAGTTACATGTAAGTAATAAAAAAGCACTTTCCCCTCAATTTTTTGAAATGGTTACAGCCCAATTACGGTTTGGTTACAAAAGGGTCAAAAGTTAAAAATAGGCTTAAAAATAATATTGAAACTCAAAAATTCTTCTGATAAACTCCTGCTGTTTTTTAAACAAAAGTCTAAGGAGATCGTATGAAACTAGCTAAACTTAGCTTGGCGGCAATCGTAGTTGCAGGGCTTGCGTCCAGCTCATTCGCAGCAGATACATTAGCAGACGCTTTTAAAAATGGTAAAGTAAGTGGAGAGCTTCGCGCTTACTATTTTGACAGAGATAAAGGTCCAGGCAAAGATGCGGATATCTTCAATGTGGGTGTTGTTCTTGGTTATGTCACGGACTCTTTTTACGGTTTTAAATTAGGTGCGACATTCCAGTCTAACTATGCACCTTTTGCTGATGGTGCCATTGGAGAGACAGGAACAGGTAAGGATTTATTTAAAGGTGATATGTACGGCTCAGGTGCTGTGCTTTCTGAAATGTATGTTCAGTACGCTATCGGCAAGACAACGGCAAAAGTAGGTCGTCAATTCATCTCTACTCCATTGGTTGCAGGTAGTGGTTCTCGTATGATCAAACAATCGTTTCAAGGTGCTACGATCATCAATACTGATCTTCCTCAAACCACATTGGTAGCAGGTTATGTTGATAAATTTCAAGCTAGAACGGACGGAGCAGGTGATGTAGCAGATTTTGAGAAAGTTGGAGACAACGGTGCTTATACGTTATTAGCAATTAATAAATCAATCGCTGGATTAACCATTACTGGTCAATGGGCTGAAGTAACGGATGCTGCAGATATTTACTATGGAGAACTTGCGTATGCTGGTAAAGCGGGTGAGTTTGCATACGGATTATCAGGACAATACGATATTATTAATTACGACACACTTATAGGTAGAGATGATTCAGGGTTTTATGGCTTAAAAGCAAGCTTTGGCTTTAGTGGTTTAAAGACTTATGTCGCCTATTCTAAAGTGGATAAAGACGATAGAGCTGATGGTACAAGTGGCAATGCAGGTTTAGGAGGCGGTTCTGATATCCTTTATACTGCAAATGTTATCACCGGTGGTGATTACAGTGCAGATGCAAAGGCATATGCCATCGATGCTAACTATGCAATTACATCTCAAGCAAAAATTGGCGCACGTTATGTTAGTGTAGACCTTCCAAAAGCTTCAGGTGCAGCAAGCAAAGATTACAGCACGATTAACTTTTATACAAGTTATGCATTTGATGGTTCTTTAAAAGGTTTCGTAGTTGAGGCTCAATATGAGGATTTAAGTGCGGATAGTGGCGCTACAGATACCAACGAATTTCGATTTAAAGCCGCGTATAAATTTTAATACGTGCGCGTAAAAGCGGTGATCTCGATCACCGCTTACCTCGTTTTCTTCTCCCTTAATCATTACGATACGTCACATAATCTATTATATACTAACGAAATGTTTTAATTTATCACTTACTAAAACGATTCGTCTCATAACAAACTCAATCCGTTATACTTTTACAGGAGAAAACGATGGATGAACTTGATGTACAAATTCTAAAATTACTGGAACACACGGGTAGGCTTTCCCATGAAGAGATTGGAAAGCTGGTTCATATCTCAAGACCTGCTGTGCATCAGCGTGTGGCTAAGCTTGAGAAAAATGGGGTGATCAAAGGGTATCGCGCCATTATTGATTGGCGCATGTTGGAGCAAAAAATTCAAGCGTTTATCTTTGTCAAGGTGAAATGCCAATCGTTTCAACAGATTACTGCAAAAATTCTCAACATATCTATTGAGAACGGTGCTATCTTAGAGTGCCAGCGTTTAGCAGGCGAGTGGTGCATGGTGTTAAAAGTACGCGTGAGTTCTCCAGATGATATTACACGTTTTTTGGATGAACTGGTAACGTTTTCTGAAGTGTATGAGACATCGACCACGTTTATTCTCTCAACCCTGCATGAAAACGGCTTTAGTGAACTGTAAAATTGAAGAGGGAAATAAGCATGAACGCTTTACATGTAAACGAAAATCTAACGCTAGAATACAAAAAAACCATTATGACTGTCGTGGCATTGTTGAGCGTGTATATTGTCTGGGGCAGTACCTATTTGGGGATTAAAATTGCCATCGAAACCTTTCCACCTTTTTTAATGGCGGGGATTCGCTTCCTCATCGCGGGGGCGCTTTTGTATGGTTTTGTCGTGGTGAAAGAGAAAAAGCATCCCAAACTTATTGAGTGGAGAGATACCACGATCATTGGCACGTTGCTGCTTTTGGGTGGTAACGGACTTGTGGTGATTGCTGAGAAAACGATTCCTTCCTCAATTGCTGCGATTGTGATTGCAACGGTTCCTTTGTGGATGATTGTAATCGCATGGTTACTGAAAAGTCAAACAAGACCCAATAGAAGCACGCTTATAGGAACCCTCATTGGCTTTGTCGGTGTGGTGATTTTGATGTTTCCCTCTCAGCAAACGCATCTTCACTTTGATACATTTGGGCTATTGCTGACACTCTTAGCGGCAATATTGTGGTCATTAGGCTCTATCTATTCTCAAAAAGCAATACTCCCAACTTCGGTGATGCTCTCAACTGCCATGCAGATGCTCTCAGGTGGCTTGGTTTTAATCATCGTCGCAACGCTCTTTGGCGAATGGCAACAGTTTCATATAGAAATGCTCTCTTCACGCTCGTTGTTTGCTGTGGCATATTTAGTCTTTATTGGCTCTTTGGTGGGCTTTAGTGCGTATGTGTGGCTTTTAAAAAATGTCTCACCCTATCTTGCCTCAACCTATGCCTTTGTCAATCCGATGGTCGCACTTTTTTTAGGATACTTTTTTGCCGATGAAGTGCTAAGTGTGAAAGCATTAATCGCGACGGTGTTGATTATCAGCGCGGTGGTGATGATCACCCTCTCAAAAGCCAAAAAAAGATCACACAAGTAGCGCATCAATGCGCTCTATCTCAAGAGGGCTGAGCGTAAACTCACCGATGCTTAAATCCTCTTTCATGTGCTGCGCGGAGGTTGTTCCATTAAGAGGAATAATGCCTTGGTGCATCACGTAACGGTAGAAAATTTGCGCAGCACTTTTGCTGTAATGTTGGGCAATTTCTTGAAGAATGAGCGAATGTAAAATGTGCGGATTGGCACTCAGCGTCCAAAAACTCTGATAAATCATCCCTTTTTCGTTTGCCCATGCACGAAGCGTTGTATCGTAATGAACATCGGCGTAAAAACGGTTTTGAACGATGGAGGGTTTAATGCGTGCATCTTCAAAGAGTTTGTGCAGCAACGAAGAATCATAACAGTTGCTAATGCCGATATGACGGACATCTCCTTTGTCGAATAGCGATTCAAGGACTTTCCACGCACTGAGTAGATTGACATAAGGGAAAAGGGGCGAATGCAATAAAAAAGAGTCCAGATAGTCTGTTTGCAAATTTTGCTTGGAGACATGACACGACGTGAGAATCTGCTCTTCTAACGAGGCGTGTGAGTCGTATGGAACCCTTTGGGAGTCATGAGCGTTCAGTGGTGTGAACTTGGTTTGCAGAAAAAGATCCTCTCGCTTGCCTCCAGTGGCATAAAAACGAGCACACCCTTCGCCGACGAGTGCTTCTTCATAATGCTTAGGCTGGCACGCCGTATCAATGCCTCTAAAGCCGCTTTCAAGTGCTAAGGCGACCAGATCTGCTGTGCGCTCTTTTTTCCACGCTGTGCCATAAAGCATGGACGGAATTTGTAAATTTCGATTGGTGGTAATGTAGTGCATAATGAGCTCCTTTGGTCTATTATTTTAATCACGGTTTTTAGGCAAAGCCTAAAAACCTACGCTACGCCGCTGTGGCGCTAAAGCTTGCCTCTTTCGAGGCAGAAGCGTTCTTTTGTTTCTATTAGAGATTCATTGTATACAAACAAATTTTTAAGGGTGCTTTACATGTAAGATTAAACCTTACATATAAAGCGTTCTAGAGAGAGGAGAGTGTAGGATAACACAAAGGAGTCACGATGTTGTCTTACCATGCCCAAACGATGCACACATACAACTCTGTGCGCACTAAGTCTCACAGCATTGACTGGGATCATCCACCCAAACAATTTAAACTTTACCCTGAAACGTTTACGCGCATTCCGCTTGATAAGAGCAACCCAGAGCACCGCTTTTTTTATTTGATTGGCGGTATCACCGCACAAAAAAGCTACCCAGGCGTCACCTACGCTCTGCGC from Sulfurospirillum multivorans DSM 12446 carries:
- a CDS encoding methionine ABC transporter permease, producing MEQTITTFFEKSFVMKSVLIDAVIETLTMSLVSTFLATFIGFILAIVLIITDKNGISPNRYTYKFLDVTINMLRSFPFIILIIVLFPVTKFLVGKHTGTFAMIVPLTIGTAPFIARMIEGAFKEVDQSVIEAAQSFGTNKFQIIFRVLLPEAYPSIISAITLSLIIIVGFSAMAGTVGGGGLGAVAMNYGYYRFDALYIFWTVFILIVLVQMFQSMGDILYKIVKH
- a CDS encoding OprD family outer membrane porin, producing the protein MKLAKLSLAAIVVAGLASSSFAADTLADAFKNGKVSGELRAYYFDRDKGPGKDADIFNVGVVLGYVTDSFYGFKLGATFQSNYAPFADGAIGETGTGKDLFKGDMYGSGAVLSEMYVQYAIGKTTAKVGRQFISTPLVAGSGSRMIKQSFQGATIINTDLPQTTLVAGYVDKFQARTDGAGDVADFEKVGDNGAYTLLAINKSIAGLTITGQWAEVTDAADIYYGELAYAGKAGEFAYGLSGQYDIINYDTLIGRDDSGFYGLKASFGFSGLKTYVAYSKVDKDDRADGTSGNAGLGGGSDILYTANVITGGDYSADAKAYAIDANYAITSQAKIGARYVSVDLPKASGAASKDYSTINFYTSYAFDGSLKGFVVEAQYEDLSADSGATDTNEFRFKAAYKF
- the yedA gene encoding drug/metabolite exporter YedA; translated protein: MNALHVNENLTLEYKKTIMTVVALLSVYIVWGSTYLGIKIAIETFPPFLMAGIRFLIAGALLYGFVVVKEKKHPKLIEWRDTTIIGTLLLLGGNGLVVIAEKTIPSSIAAIVIATVPLWMIVIAWLLKSQTRPNRSTLIGTLIGFVGVVILMFPSQQTHLHFDTFGLLLTLLAAILWSLGSIYSQKAILPTSVMLSTAMQMLSGGLVLIIVATLFGEWQQFHIEMLSSRSLFAVAYLVFIGSLVGFSAYVWLLKNVSPYLASTYAFVNPMVALFLGYFFADEVLSVKALIATVLIISAVVMITLSKAKKRSHK
- a CDS encoding MetQ/NlpA family ABC transporter substrate-binding protein; this encodes MYKRLGVLLVGAVLALSGCSGDKKGEDKVTSKEDKSAKTIIVGATPVPHSEILEIAKPLLAKEGYTLEIKVFNDYVIPNKVTDSGEIDANFFQHTPYLTEFNKSQGTKLVSVGNIHIEPIGVYSKKIKALSELKDGDSVAIPNDPSNAGRALDVLVNAGLIKLKDAEHKTKLDIVENPKNLTFTELEAAQLPRVIEDFTIAVINTNYALPAGLNPSTDALALESANSPYANILVVKAGNENSDKTKALLKAVQSDEVKKFITEKYKGAIVPAF
- a CDS encoding aldo/keto reductase family protein, whose product is MHYITTNRNLQIPSMLYGTAWKKERTADLVALALESGFRGIDTACQPKHYEEALVGEGCARFYATGGKREDLFLQTKFTPLNAHDSQRVPYDSHASLEEQILTSCHVSKQNLQTDYLDSFLLHSPLFPYVNLLSAWKVLESLFDKGDVRHIGISNCYDSSLLHKLFEDARIKPSIVQNRFYADVHYDTTLRAWANEKGMIYQSFWTLSANPHILHSLILQEIAQHYSKSAAQIFYRYVMHQGIIPLNGTTSAQHMKEDLSIGEFTLSPLEIERIDALLV
- a CDS encoding Lrp/AsnC family transcriptional regulator; amino-acid sequence: MDELDVQILKLLEHTGRLSHEEIGKLVHISRPAVHQRVAKLEKNGVIKGYRAIIDWRMLEQKIQAFIFVKVKCQSFQQITAKILNISIENGAILECQRLAGEWCMVLKVRVSSPDDITRFLDELVTFSEVYETSTTFILSTLHENGFSEL